Proteins encoded by one window of Candidatus Stoquefichus sp. SB1:
- the cdaA gene encoding diadenylate cyclase CdaA — protein sequence MSLSWSVVINFLRSSIDLIIVWFILYYVISMFKTNMKTMQLFKGVLFILIVKLVTTALGLTTLQYLVDSIINWGVLAMIIIFQPEIRTLLEKMGQTKMTMKKEISNDEKERLMDELVNAITTLSKEQTGALITFERTQSLMDYINTGTKIDADIKSELFLTIFWEGTPLHDGATIIQGDRVACAAAFYPPTNKELSPKYGARHRAAIGISEITDSLTVVVSEETGTISFAMNGELKKVPTKELRASLVNELSWFKSSDEGGQIHES from the coding sequence GTGAGTTTAAGTTGGAGTGTTGTGATTAATTTTCTAAGATCTTCAATTGATTTGATTATTGTATGGTTTATTTTATATTATGTTATTTCAATGTTTAAGACGAATATGAAAACAATGCAGCTTTTTAAAGGTGTTTTGTTTATTTTAATTGTAAAGTTAGTAACAACAGCATTAGGGTTAACAACATTACAATATCTTGTTGATAGTATCATTAATTGGGGTGTTTTAGCTATGATTATTATTTTTCAGCCAGAGATTAGAACACTATTAGAAAAAATGGGTCAAACCAAAATGACAATGAAAAAGGAAATCAGTAATGATGAAAAAGAACGTCTGATGGATGAACTGGTTAATGCAATTACAACCTTATCAAAAGAACAGACAGGAGCCTTAATTACATTTGAAAGAACACAGTCATTAATGGATTATATTAATACTGGAACAAAAATTGATGCTGATATTAAAAGTGAATTGTTTTTAACAATTTTTTGGGAAGGAACACCTTTACATGATGGAGCAACAATTATTCAAGGTGATCGTGTAGCATGTGCGGCAGCCTTTTATCCGCCTACAAATAAAGAATTAAGTCCAAAATATGGTGCACGTCATCGTGCAGCAATTGGGATTAGTGAAATAACTGATTCATTGACAGTTGTTGTAAGTGAAGAGACAGGAACTATCTCTTTTGCTATGAATGGTGAATTAAAGAAAGTACCAACAAAAGAGTTAAGAGCTTCACTCGTTAATGAATTAAGCTGGTTTAAATCTAGTGATGAAGGAGGTCAAATCCATGAGTCCTAG
- a CDS encoding CdaR family protein yields the protein MSPRHQKDKKDIHDSTTEFFLKVVQKEKEKTTKETVTKDNLTSTKTKTIDTVGRFYNYINKTLDRILSSKASIMVLSFMIAGILFYSISGKDIITSPTSGSKLENVPVNIEGLDDSLEVSGVPDKVNIGLIGPSLDIYKTNFIKDYEVYLDLKDLTAGEYTLNLKSRNFPDTLDVMLVPGSVKVKLLPKVSQEFDLGYRFINEDQLDNEYSVSVEQIDLQSVTLRASEETLSRVEKVVACIDVADKTEAFEQNADIKAYDSNDKELNIEISAKKVHVQCNVSSYSKVVPVKAQFVGDLPTGYQIANYSLSQSEVTIYGVEEKIKDISVVSVNVDVSDLKTTSTINASLKRENGINKFSTKDIDVTVEVDKVITKKFEKIPIKVLNNEKNYRVSFAGEGGYATVSVTGTEAKIATLTADNIQATIDVDTLKVGTRKVDVKVAVDDEKLKIELLSSSRVTINIERN from the coding sequence ATGAGTCCTAGACATCAAAAAGACAAAAAAGATATCCATGATTCAACAACAGAATTCTTTTTAAAAGTTGTTCAAAAAGAAAAAGAGAAAACAACTAAAGAAACTGTTACAAAGGATAATTTAACAAGTACAAAAACAAAAACAATTGATACTGTTGGACGCTTCTATAATTATATTAATAAGACATTGGATCGTATTTTATCAAGTAAGGCTAGCATTATGGTTCTTTCTTTTATGATAGCAGGAATTCTTTTTTATAGTATTTCTGGTAAAGATATTATTACGAGTCCAACTTCTGGATCAAAACTAGAAAATGTTCCTGTCAATATTGAAGGGTTAGATGATTCTTTAGAAGTAAGTGGTGTGCCAGATAAAGTCAATATTGGCTTGATTGGACCTTCTTTGGATATTTATAAAACGAATTTTATAAAAGATTATGAAGTTTATTTGGATTTAAAAGATTTGACAGCAGGTGAATATACTTTGAACTTGAAGTCACGTAATTTTCCAGATACATTGGATGTTATGCTGGTACCTGGATCTGTTAAAGTCAAATTATTACCAAAGGTCAGTCAGGAATTTGATTTAGGTTATCGTTTTATCAATGAAGATCAACTTGATAATGAATATTCTGTCAGTGTTGAACAAATTGATTTACAAAGTGTGACTTTACGTGCAAGTGAGGAAACTTTATCACGTGTTGAAAAAGTCGTAGCTTGTATTGATGTTGCAGATAAAACTGAAGCTTTTGAGCAAAATGCAGATATTAAAGCATATGATAGTAATGATAAAGAATTGAACATTGAAATATCAGCAAAGAAAGTTCATGTTCAGTGTAATGTTTCATCGTATAGTAAAGTTGTTCCTGTCAAGGCACAATTTGTTGGAGATTTGCCAACTGGATATCAGATTGCTAATTATTCACTTTCACAAAGTGAAGTGACTATATATGGTGTTGAAGAAAAAATTAAGGATATTTCAGTAGTGAGTGTTAATGTTGATGTTAGTGATTTGAAAACCACATCAACAATCAATGCTTCTTTAAAAAGAGAAAATGGAATTAATAAATTTTCAACCAAAGATATTGATGTCACTGTTGAAGTTGATAAAGTGATTACGAAGAAGTTTGAAAAAATACCGATTAAGGTTTTAAACAATGAAAAGAATTACCGTGTGTCATTCGCTGGTGAAGGTGGTTATGCAACTGTTTCAGTAACAGGAACAGAAGCAAAAATAGCAACTTTGACAGCTGAC